In Neorhizobium sp. NCHU2750, a single genomic region encodes these proteins:
- a CDS encoding RDD family protein, with protein sequence MSLDPNPTYAAPQDWRAYSGVLLRRVFAFILDYLIVLLLCIPAAIVVFFLGIITLGLGFMLYPALFVIVALLYFGMTLGGPAQASPGMRAMGITLMRLDGRRMDFMTAMVHTVLFWLINSVLTPLILLAGLFTDRSRLVHDMLLGTVVARTG encoded by the coding sequence ATGAGCCTCGACCCGAACCCCACCTATGCGGCACCGCAGGACTGGCGCGCCTATAGCGGCGTTCTTCTGCGCCGGGTGTTCGCCTTCATCCTCGATTACCTGATCGTGCTTCTGTTGTGCATTCCGGCCGCGATCGTCGTGTTCTTCCTCGGCATCATCACGCTGGGGCTGGGCTTCATGCTCTATCCGGCGCTGTTCGTCATCGTCGCGCTTCTCTATTTCGGCATGACGCTCGGCGGCCCTGCACAGGCGTCGCCCGGCATGCGCGCGATGGGGATCACACTGATGCGGCTCGACGGGCGGCGGATGGATTTCATGACCGCCATGGTGCACACGGTGCTGTTCTGGCTGATCAACTCGGTGCTGACGCCGCTCATTCTGCTGGCAGGCCTGTTTACCGACAGGTCGCGACTGGTGCATGACATGCTGCTTGGAACAGTCGTGGCGCGGACGGGCTGA
- the hemB gene encoding porphobilinogen synthase, whose amino-acid sequence MDKTHLVDEITGHRRMRRNRKADWVRRMVQENRVTVDDLIWPIFITHGTGVCEPLAAMPGVNRMSVDMAVEAVKEAADLGIPAIAPFPDIEMDLRDQTGSEILNPNNLMNRFVTATKKTVPNIGLITDVALDPFTSHGHDGILRDGIIVNDETVDQVVKAAIMQADAGADIIAPSEMMDGRIGAIRRGLDASGHQDVGIMAYATKFSSGFYGPYREAINTGGLLKGDKNSYYVSPANGTEALRDAALDVEEGADMMMVKPGLPYLDICWRVKEAFGLPTYAYQVSGEYAQIKAAAMNGWIDGERVMMETLLCFKRAGCDGILTYFAVDVAKKLAKG is encoded by the coding sequence ATGGACAAGACGCATCTCGTCGACGAGATCACCGGGCACCGCAGGATGCGGCGCAATCGCAAGGCCGACTGGGTTCGCCGCATGGTGCAGGAGAACCGGGTGACGGTCGACGACCTGATCTGGCCGATCTTCATCACTCACGGCACCGGCGTCTGCGAGCCCCTGGCGGCAATGCCCGGCGTCAACCGGATGAGCGTCGACATGGCGGTGGAAGCGGTGAAGGAAGCCGCCGATCTCGGCATTCCGGCGATCGCTCCCTTTCCGGATATCGAGATGGACCTGCGCGACCAGACCGGTTCGGAGATCCTCAATCCCAACAACCTGATGAACCGGTTCGTGACCGCTACGAAGAAAACTGTGCCCAATATCGGCCTGATCACCGACGTGGCGCTCGACCCGTTCACCAGCCACGGCCATGACGGCATCCTGCGCGACGGGATCATCGTCAATGACGAGACCGTCGATCAGGTGGTCAAGGCCGCGATCATGCAGGCCGATGCCGGCGCCGATATCATTGCGCCATCGGAAATGATGGATGGCCGCATCGGCGCGATCCGCCGCGGGCTCGATGCGAGCGGCCACCAGGATGTCGGCATCATGGCCTACGCGACGAAATTTTCGTCCGGCTTCTACGGCCCCTATCGCGAGGCGATCAATACCGGGGGCCTGCTGAAGGGGGACAAGAACAGCTATTACGTATCGCCGGCCAATGGCACGGAGGCGCTGCGCGATGCAGCCCTCGACGTCGAAGAAGGCGCCGACATGATGATGGTCAAGCCCGGCCTGCCCTATCTCGATATCTGTTGGCGGGTGAAGGAGGCTTTCGGGCTTCCGACCTATGCCTATCAGGTCTCGGGCGAATATGCGCAGATCAAGGCAGCGGCGATGAACGGCTGGATCGACGGCGAACGAGTGATGATGGAGACGCTGCTCTGCTTCAAACGCGCCGGCTGCGACGGCATCCTCACCTATTTCGCAGTCGATGTCGCAAAGAAGCTCGCCAAGGGCTGA
- a CDS encoding DUF6163 family protein, whose product MEPDSPSAPRRTLTELLFILFLRMIAITCFWFGMQYWAMLVGYSLDGRARFDLLTLPWRAAAATLAVLFPVASLGLWLTVSWGAVLWALAAIIQILMYVVWPAIFGTNHLVPFLHVLVAALYIVFRLSLWFESRRKEERVSTD is encoded by the coding sequence ATGGAACCTGATTCACCTTCGGCGCCGAGGCGCACGCTGACCGAGCTCCTGTTCATCCTTTTCCTGAGGATGATAGCGATCACCTGTTTCTGGTTCGGAATGCAATATTGGGCGATGCTCGTCGGCTACTCGCTGGATGGCCGGGCACGCTTCGATCTCCTGACCTTGCCCTGGCGGGCCGCGGCCGCAACGCTCGCCGTGCTTTTCCCGGTCGCATCGCTCGGCCTGTGGCTCACCGTCTCATGGGGAGCAGTCCTGTGGGCGCTCGCCGCCATCATCCAGATTCTGATGTATGTCGTGTGGCCGGCAATCTTCGGCACCAACCATCTCGTCCCGTTTCTGCACGTGCTCGTGGCGGCACTCTATATCGTTTTCCGACTGTCTTTATGGTTCGAAAGCCGCCGCAAGGAAGAGCGGGTAAGCACTGATTAA
- a CDS encoding MarR family winged helix-turn-helix transcriptional regulator translates to MNTKLKPQAPAVVDIHEDTIRSLYMESLHLVERLHRRLLDVIKDEFDRQGRDDVNAVQALLLFNIGNSELTAGELRSRGYYLGSNVSYNVKKLVDLGFINHSRSRIDRRSVRISLTPEGQAIAETVARLYERHIGSIEKVGGIGEGEFSQMNKLLQRLDRFWNDSIAYRM, encoded by the coding sequence ATGAACACCAAGCTCAAGCCGCAGGCACCGGCAGTCGTAGATATCCACGAAGACACCATCCGCTCGCTCTACATGGAGTCGCTGCATCTGGTCGAACGTCTTCACCGCCGTCTCCTCGATGTCATCAAGGACGAGTTCGACCGTCAGGGTCGTGACGACGTCAACGCCGTTCAGGCGCTTCTTCTCTTCAACATCGGCAATTCCGAACTGACCGCCGGTGAACTTCGCTCCCGCGGCTACTATCTCGGCTCCAACGTTTCCTACAACGTCAAGAAGCTGGTCGACCTCGGTTTCATCAATCACTCCCGCTCGCGCATTGACCGTCGCTCGGTCCGCATCAGCCTGACGCCGGAAGGCCAGGCGATCGCCGAGACCGTCGCACGCCTCTACGAGCGCCATATCGGCTCGATCGAAAAGGTCGGCGGCATCGGCGAGGGCGAGTTCTCGCAGATGAACAAGCTCCTGCAGCGCCTCGACCGTTTCTGGAACGACTCGATCGCCTACCGGATGTAA
- a CDS encoding aminotriazole resistance protein translates to MQNTIAKPEGNALFPIVLSIVAAAATGVLWAYANPIQLVPGVIQWRIFAFLPPLVGILLGWRSGFICGYLGTIVWSLLAGAFIPAHSLLVDGVMVGLTGLFPGLLFDPAKTTFDRAALIKIAATCLIVGLVMVVAVSASLAYLGIFPFWWAVGYLGLSDIVPMLIGTPLLVVPALKILKSAHPAGFTRF, encoded by the coding sequence ATGCAAAACACAATCGCCAAACCCGAGGGCAATGCTCTCTTCCCGATCGTCCTTTCCATCGTCGCGGCAGCTGCCACCGGCGTGCTCTGGGCCTATGCCAACCCGATCCAGCTGGTGCCGGGCGTCATCCAGTGGCGCATCTTCGCCTTCCTGCCGCCGCTCGTCGGCATTCTGCTCGGCTGGAGAAGCGGCTTCATCTGCGGCTATCTCGGCACCATCGTCTGGTCGCTGCTGGCCGGCGCCTTCATTCCGGCCCATTCGCTGCTCGTCGATGGCGTCATGGTGGGCCTGACCGGTCTCTTCCCCGGCCTTCTCTTCGATCCTGCCAAGACCACCTTCGATCGCGCCGCGCTGATTAAAATCGCAGCAACCTGCCTTATCGTTGGCCTTGTCATGGTTGTTGCTGTTTCCGCCAGCTTGGCCTATCTCGGCATCTTCCCGTTCTGGTGGGCTGTCGGTTATCTCGGCCTGTCGGATATTGTTCCGATGCTGATCGGAACGCCGCTGCTGGTTGTGCCTGCCCTGAAGATCCTCAAGAGCGCACATCCGGCCGGGTTCACCCGCTTCTGA
- a CDS encoding ATP-binding cassette domain-containing protein, producing MFDIDNLTVGFGGDVSVIAGADLHLEKGARLLVCGAAGCGKSTLMNVIAGIVPTLVTPPAYSGEVKLNGNTLAELGKDRWFTMVASLAQNAEDQLWDLGVEDLIAFPLENRGVAKAEIRARVAELIVELDLGQLRGRRVLTLSGGERRMVAIAAAIAARPEILVLDEPTTGLDPAARQRLVRLIEKLSRDLSGVVIAEQDPASLQAVVDQVSLLDAASLSTPVDAAAIMSETAPWEAAGILAPRRQRPVKLETEAGRTLLAVEGVKTELKRADGQPVLENVALDLKAGEVVGLIGRNGAGKTTLFQSILGLAKMKAGTITIDGEAANGWTPARRARSIAYLPQNMRRILFNMTVIDEVLFAMTGGASGGTSGGDRAKAAEMLARYGIGDLAEANPFALSARQQALLGLACAEAASVKIAILDEPLLARDLEGRRMLQNFLATMTGSGCCVLLISHDLELIDDVTSRSLILEKGRIAFNGKTSDAWGSEAFAALGWPAPYAEHEVLA from the coding sequence GTGTTTGATATCGATAATCTGACTGTCGGCTTCGGTGGTGACGTATCCGTCATCGCCGGGGCCGATCTGCATCTCGAAAAAGGGGCAAGGCTTCTCGTCTGCGGCGCAGCCGGCTGCGGCAAGTCGACCCTGATGAATGTCATTGCCGGCATCGTGCCGACACTTGTGACGCCGCCTGCCTATTCCGGCGAGGTCAAGCTGAACGGCAACACACTTGCCGAACTCGGCAAGGATCGCTGGTTCACCATGGTGGCGAGCCTTGCCCAGAATGCCGAGGACCAGCTCTGGGATCTCGGCGTCGAAGACCTGATTGCCTTTCCGCTGGAAAATCGCGGCGTTGCGAAGGCCGAAATCCGTGCCCGCGTCGCCGAATTGATCGTCGAACTCGATCTCGGCCAGTTGCGTGGCCGCCGGGTGCTGACACTGTCCGGCGGCGAGCGCCGCATGGTGGCGATCGCGGCTGCCATCGCGGCAAGGCCTGAAATCCTCGTGTTGGACGAGCCGACGACCGGGCTCGATCCCGCCGCCCGCCAGCGTCTCGTCAGGCTCATCGAAAAGCTCTCCCGCGATCTCTCGGGTGTTGTCATTGCCGAACAGGACCCGGCTTCCCTGCAGGCCGTGGTCGACCAGGTTTCGCTGCTCGACGCGGCCTCCCTTTCCACACCGGTCGATGCGGCTGCGATCATGTCCGAAACCGCGCCCTGGGAGGCCGCCGGCATTCTTGCGCCGCGCCGCCAGCGTCCGGTCAAGCTTGAGACCGAAGCAGGGCGGACGCTGCTTGCCGTCGAAGGCGTGAAGACCGAACTGAAACGCGCCGATGGCCAGCCGGTTCTGGAAAACGTCGCCCTTGATCTCAAGGCGGGCGAAGTGGTCGGGCTCATCGGCCGCAACGGCGCGGGCAAGACGACGCTCTTCCAGTCGATCCTCGGTCTGGCGAAGATGAAGGCCGGTACGATCACCATCGATGGGGAGGCGGCAAACGGCTGGACGCCGGCACGCCGTGCCCGCTCGATCGCCTACCTGCCGCAGAACATGCGCCGGATCCTGTTCAATATGACGGTGATCGATGAAGTGCTGTTTGCCATGACAGGAGGGGCGTCTGGTGGCACATCCGGTGGTGACCGCGCCAAGGCGGCGGAGATGCTTGCGCGCTACGGGATCGGCGATCTCGCCGAGGCCAACCCCTTCGCGCTCTCTGCCCGCCAGCAGGCGCTGCTCGGACTTGCCTGTGCTGAAGCCGCCTCGGTCAAGATTGCCATTCTCGACGAGCCGCTTCTGGCGCGCGATCTCGAAGGACGTCGGATGCTGCAGAATTTCCTCGCCACCATGACCGGTTCCGGTTGCTGCGTTCTGCTGATTTCCCACGATCTGGAACTGATCGACGATGTCACGTCGCGTTCGCTGATCCTCGAAAAGGGCCGCATCGCCTTTAACGGCAAAACCTCGGATGCATGGGGCAGCGAGGCCTTTGCTGCACTTGGCTGGCCGGCACCCTATGCCGAACACGAGGTGCTGGCATGA
- a CDS encoding energy-coupling factor transporter transmembrane component T — protein sequence MTRLHDLNFFVKLALAFLVMLAAWLVPGWTWGVPLAILAVLFLWLSGTPGFRAYLKGASLLTLLVMASWILNLLIQGMGIGGAVLVALGMAARLITTTAAFFFVMETSTPGSILAACSAARLPPIVTLVLSLTFGMIPMLREDFDRIADAQRARGMEIDDVPLPTRLRFALARGVPLLVQAIRTAHAISLSLSVYGFDLKKKRTTWRNVGLLVEPRLPIKDQKS from the coding sequence ATGACCAGGCTTCACGACCTCAATTTCTTCGTCAAGCTCGCTCTCGCCTTCCTCGTCATGCTGGCTGCATGGCTCGTGCCCGGCTGGACCTGGGGTGTTCCGCTCGCAATCCTCGCGGTTCTTTTCCTCTGGCTGTCCGGGACGCCCGGCTTTCGCGCCTATCTGAAGGGCGCGTCGCTCCTGACACTGCTCGTCATGGCAAGCTGGATCCTGAACCTTCTGATCCAGGGCATGGGCATCGGCGGGGCCGTCCTCGTCGCACTCGGCATGGCGGCTCGCCTGATCACCACCACGGCCGCCTTCTTCTTCGTCATGGAGACGAGCACGCCGGGCTCGATCCTCGCCGCCTGCAGTGCCGCACGTCTGCCGCCGATCGTAACCCTTGTCCTGTCGCTGACCTTCGGCATGATCCCGATGTTGCGCGAGGATTTCGATCGTATCGCCGACGCCCAAAGGGCGAGGGGGATGGAAATCGACGACGTGCCGCTGCCGACGCGTTTGCGCTTTGCGCTGGCACGCGGCGTGCCCTTGCTGGTACAGGCGATCCGCACCGCCCACGCCATCTCGCTGTCGCTCTCCGTCTACGGCTTCGACCTGAAGAAAAAACGCACGACCTGGCGCAATGTCGGCCTGCTCGTCGAGCCGCGCCTTCCAATCAAGGATCAGAAATCATGA
- a CDS encoding phosphoribosyltransferase family protein: MTLELSPITGETWKLDVDGYEVELPIVAIKPDFAISLMMVIDLGVKFGEHVGAKLAEKLAPLKPDVIVGAATLGIPVAIEVTRALGLDHYVILQKSPKIHLGDALVQTISSITSKGEQRLLLDRQAIPLIAGKRVVVVDDVVASGSSIKGSVDLVRAAGGDVVGIGVILTEARDWQDVLGEDAGLIRSLAHIPQFTKVEGGEDAEWTPIPETFL, encoded by the coding sequence ATGACCTTAGAACTCTCTCCGATCACCGGCGAAACCTGGAAGCTCGATGTCGATGGCTATGAGGTCGAGCTGCCGATCGTCGCCATCAAGCCCGATTTCGCCATCTCGCTGATGATGGTCATCGATCTCGGCGTCAAGTTCGGCGAACATGTCGGTGCAAAGCTTGCCGAAAAGCTCGCGCCGCTGAAGCCGGATGTCATCGTCGGGGCCGCCACGCTGGGCATCCCGGTCGCGATCGAGGTGACGCGGGCGCTCGGGCTCGACCACTATGTCATCCTGCAGAAATCGCCGAAGATCCATCTCGGCGACGCCCTGGTGCAGACGATCTCCTCGATCACTTCGAAAGGCGAGCAGCGCCTGCTGCTCGATCGCCAGGCGATCCCGCTGATTGCCGGCAAGCGCGTGGTCGTGGTGGACGACGTTGTCGCCTCCGGCTCCAGCATCAAGGGGTCCGTCGATCTCGTTCGCGCGGCAGGCGGAGATGTCGTCGGTATCGGCGTCATCCTGACCGAGGCGCGCGACTGGCAGGACGTGCTCGGCGAGGACGCCGGGCTCATCCGCAGCCTTGCCCATATCCCGCAATTCACAAAGGTTGAGGGCGGGGAAGATGCCGAATGGACGCCGATCCCTGAGACCTTTCTCTGA
- a CDS encoding L,D-transpeptidase family protein, which translates to MSKKIESATFSRRSLLRTALSAGVAAVAAPALAQQQSPIDSLINAPGRGSWDDQFDARGSRAAVGVISNNPILGPEGPANIQQAIAAYQQIVSNGGWPEVNPTNRLQLGVADPVVQQLRRRLTISGDLDESAGMSNAFDSYVDGAVKRFQARHGLPSDGVLGEFTVKALNIPAQTRLMQLQTNLVRLQSMSGDLGQRYVMVNIPAMYIEAVENDRVALRTNAIVGRISRPTHAINSKIYEVILNPYWTAPRSIIEKDIMPLMRKDPTYLTRNNIRLLDNRGQEVSPETIDWNAPKAPNLMFRQDPGKINAMASTKINFHNPNNEYLHDTPEQGLFNKMMRFDSSGCMRVQNVRDLSTWLLKDTPGWPRQEIERVIATRQNTPIKLTQEVPVYIVYITAWSAKDRVVQFRDDIYQKDGDQELALQTTNGMEQPAGAITDRDILPQ; encoded by the coding sequence ATGTCGAAAAAGATCGAATCTGCAACCTTCTCTCGTCGCTCCCTCCTGCGCACGGCCTTGTCTGCAGGGGTGGCGGCCGTTGCCGCCCCGGCGCTCGCCCAGCAGCAGAGCCCGATCGACTCGCTCATCAATGCGCCCGGTCGTGGCAGCTGGGATGACCAGTTCGATGCACGCGGTTCGCGCGCAGCCGTCGGCGTCATCTCCAACAACCCGATCCTTGGCCCCGAAGGCCCGGCCAACATCCAGCAGGCGATCGCCGCCTATCAGCAGATCGTCTCCAATGGCGGCTGGCCGGAGGTCAATCCGACCAATCGCCTTCAGCTCGGCGTCGCCGATCCGGTCGTGCAGCAGCTCCGCCGCCGCCTGACGATCTCCGGTGACCTTGATGAATCTGCCGGCATGTCGAATGCTTTCGACAGCTATGTCGATGGCGCCGTCAAGCGCTTCCAGGCTCGCCACGGCCTGCCGTCGGATGGCGTTCTCGGCGAGTTCACTGTCAAGGCGCTGAATATTCCCGCCCAGACGCGCCTGATGCAGCTGCAGACCAACCTTGTGCGCCTTCAGTCCATGTCGGGCGATCTTGGCCAGCGTTATGTCATGGTCAACATCCCGGCCATGTATATCGAGGCCGTCGAGAACGATCGCGTCGCGCTGCGCACCAACGCCATCGTTGGCCGCATCTCCCGCCCGACGCATGCGATCAACTCGAAGATCTACGAAGTCATTCTCAATCCTTACTGGACGGCACCCCGCTCGATCATCGAGAAGGACATCATGCCGCTTATGCGCAAGGATCCGACCTATCTGACGCGCAACAATATCCGTCTTCTGGACAATCGCGGTCAGGAAGTGTCGCCGGAAACGATCGACTGGAATGCGCCGAAGGCGCCGAACCTGATGTTCCGTCAGGATCCGGGCAAGATCAATGCCATGGCTTCGACCAAGATCAACTTCCACAACCCGAACAACGAATATCTGCATGACACGCCGGAACAGGGCCTGTTCAACAAGATGATGCGTTTCGATTCCTCCGGCTGCATGCGCGTCCAGAACGTGCGTGACCTGTCGACCTGGCTGTTGAAGGACACGCCCGGCTGGCCGCGTCAGGAAATCGAACGCGTCATTGCCACGCGCCAGAACACTCCGATCAAGCTGACCCAGGAAGTGCCGGTCTATATCGTCTACATCACCGCATGGTCGGCGAAGGACCGCGTCGTCCAGTTCCGTGACGATATCTACCAGAAGGACGGCGACCAGGAACTGGCATTGCAGACCACCAACGGCATGGAGCAGCCGGCCGGCGCCATCACCGACAGGGACATACTGCCGCAATAA
- a CDS encoding linear amide C-N hydrolase: MPVSRLPLFSPLAARSCAAALLSAGLAVSSVAEACTRIVYHGADGEVITARSMDWKSDVMTNLYVLPKGIERNGEAGPNSIRWKAKYGSVVATGYDVSTTDGVNEVGLEANLLWLAESQYPPFGKDSKPGLTIAAWAQYVLDNFATVDEAVAALEKQPFTIVTDNVPGEDRLTTLHLSMSDASGDSAIVEYVDGKQVIHHGRQYQVMTNSPLFDQQLALNTYWKQIGGTVMLPGTNRAADRFARASFYVNAIPKDEDPNRAVASVFSVIRNVSVPYGLTTPEEPNISSTRWRTVFDHKRKLYFFESALTPNTFWVDLKAIDFSAETGKVMRLDLGKDQDHTYSGNATKDFKPAPAFPFLGLKT; encoded by the coding sequence ATGCCAGTATCCCGCCTTCCACTTTTCTCTCCACTCGCCGCCCGCAGTTGCGCTGCGGCTCTCCTGTCGGCGGGTCTCGCCGTCTCGTCCGTCGCCGAGGCCTGCACGCGGATCGTCTATCACGGTGCCGATGGCGAGGTCATCACGGCCCGCTCGATGGACTGGAAGAGCGACGTGATGACCAATCTCTACGTCCTGCCGAAGGGCATCGAACGCAATGGCGAGGCGGGGCCGAACTCGATCCGCTGGAAGGCGAAATACGGCAGTGTGGTTGCCACCGGCTATGACGTGTCGACGACCGACGGCGTCAACGAGGTTGGGCTGGAGGCAAACCTGCTCTGGCTGGCCGAATCCCAGTACCCGCCCTTCGGCAAGGACAGCAAACCGGGCCTGACGATCGCCGCCTGGGCCCAATATGTCCTCGACAACTTCGCCACCGTGGACGAGGCGGTGGCGGCGCTCGAAAAGCAGCCCTTCACCATCGTCACCGACAATGTTCCGGGTGAAGACCGCCTGACGACCCTGCATCTGTCCATGTCGGATGCCTCCGGCGATAGCGCGATCGTCGAATATGTTGACGGCAAGCAGGTCATTCATCACGGCCGTCAGTATCAGGTCATGACCAATTCGCCGCTCTTCGACCAGCAGCTGGCGCTCAATACCTATTGGAAGCAGATCGGCGGCACGGTGATGCTGCCGGGGACCAACCGGGCAGCGGACCGGTTCGCCCGCGCATCCTTCTACGTCAATGCCATTCCGAAGGACGAGGATCCCAACCGCGCCGTGGCAAGCGTCTTCAGCGTCATCCGCAACGTCTCCGTTCCTTACGGGCTGACCACGCCGGAAGAACCCAATATTTCCTCCACCCGCTGGCGCACCGTCTTCGACCACAAACGAAAACTCTATTTCTTCGAATCCGCGCTGACCCCAAACACGTTCTGGGTCGATCTCAAGGCAATCGATTTTTCCGCAGAAACCGGCAAGGTCATGCGGCTCGATCTCGGCAAGGACCAGGATCACACCTATTCGGGCAATGCCACGAAGGACTTCAAGCCCGCACCGGCCTTTCCCTTCCTCGGCCTGAAAACCTGA
- the glyA gene encoding serine hydroxymethyltransferase — MSNTEAFFSRPLAETDPEIFGAIEKELGRQRHEIELIASENIVSRAVLEAQGSIMTNKYAEGYPGKRYYGGCQFVDIAEELAIERAKKLFGVDFVNVQPNSGSQMNQAVFLALLQPGDTFMGLDLNSGGHLTHGSPVNMSGKWFNVISYGVREDDNLLDMEDVAKKAREHKPKLIIAGGTAYSRIWDWQKFREIADEVGAYLMVDMAHIAGLVAGGQHPSPFPHCHVATTTTHKSLRGPRGGVVMTNDEAIAKKINSAVFPGLQGGPLMHIIAAKAVAFGEALQPEFKEYAAQVVKNAKTLAETLIAGGLDIVSGGTDNHLMLVDLRKKNATGKRAEAALGRGYITCNKNGIPFDPEKPFVTSGVRLGTPAGTTRGFKEAEFKEIGNLIVEVLDGLKVANSDEGNAAVEAAVREKVVALTDRFVMYPYM; from the coding sequence ATGTCGAATACCGAAGCATTCTTCTCCCGTCCGCTGGCCGAAACCGATCCGGAAATCTTCGGCGCGATCGAGAAGGAACTTGGTCGCCAGCGCCACGAGATCGAACTCATCGCATCGGAAAACATCGTTTCCCGCGCCGTGCTCGAAGCCCAGGGCTCGATCATGACCAACAAATATGCCGAAGGCTATCCGGGCAAGCGCTATTACGGCGGCTGCCAGTTCGTCGATATCGCTGAAGAGCTTGCCATCGAGCGCGCCAAGAAGCTGTTCGGCGTCGACTTCGTCAACGTCCAGCCGAATTCCGGTTCGCAGATGAACCAGGCCGTCTTCCTCGCACTGCTGCAGCCGGGCGACACATTCATGGGCCTCGACCTGAATTCGGGGGGACACCTGACCCACGGTTCGCCGGTCAACATGTCCGGCAAGTGGTTCAACGTCATCTCCTACGGCGTGCGTGAAGACGATAATCTGCTCGACATGGAAGACGTTGCCAAAAAGGCACGCGAACACAAGCCGAAGCTGATCATCGCCGGCGGCACCGCCTATTCCCGCATCTGGGACTGGCAGAAGTTCCGCGAAATCGCCGATGAAGTCGGCGCTTACCTGATGGTCGACATGGCCCACATTGCCGGTCTCGTTGCCGGTGGCCAGCATCCGTCGCCGTTCCCGCATTGCCACGTTGCCACCACCACGACCCACAAGTCGCTGCGCGGTCCGCGGGGTGGCGTCGTCATGACCAATGACGAGGCAATCGCCAAGAAGATCAACTCGGCCGTATTCCCCGGCCTGCAGGGTGGCCCGCTGATGCACATCATCGCCGCCAAGGCCGTCGCCTTCGGCGAGGCGCTGCAGCCGGAATTCAAGGAATACGCCGCTCAGGTCGTCAAGAACGCCAAGACGCTTGCCGAAACGCTCATCGCCGGCGGCCTCGACATCGTCTCGGGCGGCACCGACAACCATCTCATGCTGGTCGATCTGCGCAAGAAGAACGCCACCGGCAAGCGCGCCGAGGCAGCCCTTGGCCGCGGCTACATCACCTGCAACAAGAACGGCATCCCCTTCGACCCGGAAAAGCCCTTCGTCACCTCGGGCGTCCGTCTCGGCACTCCGGCCGGCACGACCCGTGGCTTCAAGGAAGCCGAGTTCAAGGAAATCGGCAATCTCATCGTCGAGGTTCTCGATGGCCTGAAGGTTGCCAATTCCGACGAGGGCAATGCAGCCGTCGAGGCTGCTGTGCGCGAGAAGGTCGTGGCTCTCACTGACCGTTTCGTCATGTACCCCTACATGTAA
- the nrdR gene encoding transcriptional regulator NrdR: protein MRCPFCGSEDTQVKDSRPAEDFTSIRRRRICPDCGGRFTTFERVQLRELMVVKKTGRKAPFDRNKLVRSFQIALRKRPVDADRIERAVSGIVRRLESSGEAEISSEQIGLQVLEALKSLDDVGFVRYASVYRDFSHAEDFEKVIEEINAKIGRDPGLDPDLDK, encoded by the coding sequence ATGCGCTGCCCGTTTTGCGGTTCCGAGGATACCCAGGTCAAGGATAGTCGCCCGGCGGAGGATTTCACCTCTATCCGCCGGCGGCGCATCTGCCCGGATTGCGGCGGCCGCTTCACCACGTTCGAACGCGTCCAGCTGCGCGAGCTGATGGTGGTCAAGAAGACCGGCCGCAAGGCACCCTTCGACCGCAACAAGCTCGTCCGCTCATTCCAGATCGCGCTGCGCAAACGGCCGGTCGATGCCGATCGCATCGAGCGTGCCGTTTCCGGCATCGTCCGCCGGCTGGAAAGCTCCGGCGAGGCCGAGATCTCCTCCGAGCAGATCGGCCTGCAGGTCCTCGAGGCACTGAAGAGCCTCGATGACGTCGGCTTCGTCCGCTACGCCTCCGTCTATCGGGATTTCTCCCATGCGGAGGATTTCGAGAAGGTGATCGAGGAGATCAATGCCAAGATCGGCCGTGACCCGGGCCTCGATCCGGATCTCGACAAGTGA